The segment GTCACCAAGGCTGATCGAGTTTGTAGATCCTTCTGTTGCTTCTCCAGAGGAGCAGCTGAAATGTCGCAAGTTTGTATCATCAGCAGCACGCATGTTTGAAgagaaagcaacagaaaaaccaGTCCATAACATGACTAAAGCCATCAGGTCTTCATTGCCCATCACTTCTGTTATCCAGACCTTCAGTAAGGAGGGAGAGGTAGAGGCACATGGTGGCAAGCCTATCAATAGGGCCCTCATGCCAGACAGAGAAAAGCGAAAAAGCACACCACTGTTTACTGCAGTCACATCTGCTGGGTTAACAAAACCTGCAAGCTTGTCTCCACTTAAAGACGTTCCAACGTCTAACAGGGTAGGTGATGCAAAGCGTGCGTTGGCCCAGAAGGTGGTGGAGAACAGTCCACCAGAAAGGACCCCTCGAATCAACTCAGCCCTTCAGCCAAGACGTCTCTGTTGAAACAGGATTGGCAAGAAGAGCAGCATGTGACGTCTCCACCTCATGTTGGTAAGGCTGAAAACtttgatttgtcttttaaaCCGCCTTCACATTCTTCCATTCACTTTGTGCACACTGGTGATTCACATGAGCACTTCCCTTCTTTATTTACTACAGCACAAGAAGCCACAGAGGATGGCAAACAACCTAAAATGGTTTTCTCATCCAGTTCTTTGCATCATTGTGATAAAAAAAGCGATTCTTCCTCCTCAAGCTCTTCCAGTAAATCTAGGGGGATCAGATGTGTTAGATTCAACCATAAGAAAGTTTGATGATCTTTTGTCGGACAAGCTTGAGGAAGAACACCTCACAGTGTCCAACAGTGTCTCTCTAGACCTTGAATCATGGAATGCTACTCGAGAAGCTGCAAGAAGGAAGGGTAAAAAGGAAGTTACAGAGAGACAAGATTTTGGTTTACTTGCCTCAGAGACAAAGGACATAGTGAATTCACAGCCTGCAGAACAGAAAGATGTTGCAATTAGCAACACTGATGAGATTTCTTCAAATGGAATTTCTCAGATGTCACCAACATTTAAGAaagcaaatacagaaatacatgATGCTTTCGCAGATGTTCATAGCAACTCAGTGACACAAGACTTGCACCAAGAGTCACAGGTAACAAAAGAAGATGATGCCAAAGATATTATCTACAGAGTTGTGAAGGTAGAAATACATCAGTGTCCTGAAACACTAAGTGATTTGACACTTCAAAGAACAGTCAAAACAGATGAGCcacaacaaaaaatgtcatCTCTAGGTGATGGAGATGCCAAAGATTATCCTGATCaaaaaatttcaacaataataaatgataaaaaagatcAAGATGTTGACTCAAATGAGCTTGAAGCTGTCTCAGAGCAACTTTATGAACAGCATGCTTCAGCTTTAGTGGAGAGTGTTCTGAAGCATGCGTTGAGCGATGTAGCCTCTAAAAAGACCAAAGATGTGAACAATGTTGATACTTCTCTTGCTTCACCTTCTCTGCCAGAAGAGGAACCTCCACCTCTGCCGGGTGCTCCACCTCCCCCACTCATTTTGCGAGATCCAGCAAATGTTCTCATCACTGCAGCAGATTTAGAAGAAATACTCCAGTCATCCAACAGTGAACAGATACCACTATCAGAGGTGGACAGAGACTTCACAGAGTTTGACAGATCTCCTCGGTCTAATCAGCCAGTAAGTGATACCTGTCTGAGGACTCAGGTGTGCTAGATGAGGAGGATTCACCACACAAGCAATGTGGATTCTTCAACATTTGAGTTAGTGATGACACCGGACGAGGTCATTGCTTCAGTGGTGCCCTCTGGAGGAATCAGTGCCATCTTCATATCAGATAAGGCAGCAGCACTCCTCTGTGCCTGGCGTTGCTGATTTAAGTGGTGCCAATGCTAGCAAAGATGTATCAGACTTTTTGGTTGAcagtgttgttgatgttcacaCGGATTTCAGTTTGAGTGCACCGCAAATGTCAGCTCACTGTGGATATGTCTTTGTCACAAATTTCACCATCATCACAAAGCACTGTCACAGGCACTTCTCAGGAAGCAGCCCATTTGTCTTACTCTTCAAATTCTGAAATTTCCAATTTGCAGGATTCCCACTTCCCAAAATGCTCTTCAGTTCCTCACCAGGTCCTGGAGGTGGTGTCCCCTGGTGGAGCCAGTACAACTGGTAAAGGTGTTGAAATTGATACAAAGGACTTGTGTAAGTCTCCTAGCACTGAAAGGTACACAGGGGACCTAACACAGAGTTCCTGTTTAAATGACAACATGAGGAGTAATGCAGTTCAGTGTGATCAGGTATGCGACGTCAATTCCACAGTAGCAGATAATGAATCTTTCAGCATATCTGGCACAGCTTCACCACATAAACCTGACATATCTTCCAATCAGAAGCAAGCTGAAGGAGCTCAGCAAGACAAAAGAAGACTTTGTGGAAATTATTAGTCCGCGAACTTTGTATTTTCTGGATCCAAGTGGCAGTCTCTTTCTCCAGTGTCCTGCCTCATCTCCAGTTTCTCTCAGCACCTCCATGTTGTGGCAAGTGTCCTCCTTACACCCACAGCAGCTGCTAGATCTGGTTGCTAAGGGCAACGAGGAACTAACTTCTGCACAACTGCCTTCCTCATTGGAGCTGAAGCTTGTAGCTGCCCAGAGTTTGGATGGTGGAGTGTTAAATGTGGATGTAACACAGCGGGAAGATTACTTTGTGCAGGTGAGTTAGTGAAATCTGCTTACTTGTTTGTTAATTTGCTTGGAAAATCTAGACAGCTGGACTCTTGTAACTAATAACTTGCACTATGGTTGCTTTTTGTCTGGGCAATGACAAGTGACTGTGACATGATTCAGTTAATATTTCAAAGTATATATTAATCACTTTGGCTTCTCCTGTAGGTGACCAAAGTCAAAAGTGTGAATAGCACTGTGCAGGAGGGAGATGTGTTGCTGTCAGTTGATGGTCAAAGTTTAAGGCACAAGAGACCAGCGCAAGTCTTTGCAGTTCTGGAGGACACCCATCCCAAGAGTGTTGTTTTGATTGCCCGAGGCCTCAAGCTCAAGCTG is part of the Pomacea canaliculata isolate SZHN2017 linkage group LG13, ASM307304v1, whole genome shotgun sequence genome and harbors:
- the LOC112553821 gene encoding uncharacterized protein LOC112553821, giving the protein MLHKKPQRMANNLKWFSHPVLCIIVIKKAILPPQALPVNLGGSDVLDSTIRKFDDLLSDKLEEEHLTVSNSVSLDLESWNATREAARRKGKKEVTERQDFGLLASETKDIVNSQPAEQKDVAISNTDEISSNGISQMSPTFKKANTEIHDAFADVHSNSVTQDLHQESQVTKEDDAKDIIYRVVKVEIHQCPETLSDLTLQRTVKTDEPQQKMSSLGDGDAKDYPDQKISTIINDKKDQDVDSNELEAVSEQLYEQHASALVESVLKHALSDVASKKTKDVNNVDTSLASPSLPEEEPPPLPGAPPPPLILRDPANVLITAADLEEILQSSNSEQIPLSEVDRDFTEFDRSPRSNQPVSDTCLRTQVC
- the LOC112553822 gene encoding pro-interleukin-16-like; protein product: MNLSAYLAQLHHINLTYLPIRSKLKELSKTKEDFVEIISPRTLYFLDPSGSLFLQCPASSPVSLSTSMLWQVSSLHPQQLLDLVAKGNEELTSAQLPSSLELKLVAAQSLDGGVLNVDVTQREDYFVQVTKVKSVNSTVQEGDVLLSVDGQSLRHKRPAQVFAVLEDTHPKSVVLIARGLKLKLLSVSETGSEEKKTTPPSKPPSGTELMASGVFEVVMIKGPTGVGFCLEGGKASPLGDLPIVIKRIFKGGPAEKCGQLKVKDEILAVNGVDFTEMRHYEAWNHLKFLEDGEVHIKIRRH